The genomic stretch TGAATGAATAAGTTTGTTGCGCCTTAAATGCATTTAGAGTACAAAGTTCCAATTCAAATAATAATTTGatggaataaaaaattaaaatactagttaaataCGAGAGGTGTAAAAGAATATAAATGTATAGGAAAGAGATCGCTCAGTCTGTTTCTATATCGGAAAGAAGCAAGTGTTcactcaaaagaaaaaaacaaacggTGCATTATATTCTCTCTTCCTCATGGGTGACTTGGATGTTCTAGTGGTGCTGAAGTTGTAAACCACCATTTCCAAAATCTACCTACAGCATAGCTCTCATGTGGAATAAGTCTGCATATACATAACACCCCTCTTATGTTTTCATCTTCACTTCATGTACAATATGAGCTAGGGTAGAAGTGGGAGATGACCTAGGGCCACTGTGCAGTCAATGCCATATGAAAGGCGCGCCAGTGAAGCGGTGAtgcatatataaaaaaaagagcCTATCAACCAGTATACAACCATTGGCATTGACACAAACAAAGATCGAGGCGGCAGGATCTTGTGCCTCCTATGCCTACAGTCCTAAAACCGAGTCTATGGCATTGTAGCTTTTCCCCAAGACCCAGTATTATATGATTTATCGTATATTCATATTCACAGGGAATGGATTTGGAGTCTAAACAAATTAGAGCACCGAATAAAACTCCTGGGAGAATGTACATAAAGAAGCAAAGTAAACAAGAGCAATAGAATTGAATGTATAGATCACATCACATAAATATGAGGTAACATAACCACGAGACCTATGCATCCATTTGTAGTTCTTAGCTCTGAGTTCGGGCGTTCGGCTAATTTTTGATTGCCGGTCTGTCAAATTTTGCTGAGTGCCGTGGACTACTTTCTCGGGCACGACAGTATGTTTATGTTATCTTTCGCTGGGCCTGCTGTTTTCCATTTGTAGGCTTTGCTAACCTTTTGGCCCAATTGATCTTCTGTTGCTGTCTTTTTGCACACAGGTCCGTTTTGGAGACCCGATTAGGATGCAAGGTGGTGCAGCGTGACCGTGTGAAACTCTGAATTGGATACCTGTTTGAACGTGATTTTTGCCTGAGATGCAACGGCCATTTCAGTCGATGTTCACAAGTGTATGTTGCCAGTTGATTCACCGGCCACAGTTTAGCCTTAACATTACGCTAGAGTGTTACAGGATTCCGTATCACAGATAGTACTGATTCAGCTCCCATTTCTTGAGCCAAACCACCACCACAAAAATGTTTGATCTCACACTAGTCTCCTGCAAAATACCAGACATGGCAGGACTATGCTGGTTTACTCCATTGTCGCAAGTGTCGGCCTCAGGATAGCTCAGATATGACCTTCTCGCACTTCTCTTCCAAAATCTTCACGGCTTCTGTGAATAGCACCTCCGGGGGCAGAGCTCCAGTGGACTCAATGGTAACTAGATAGGAAAAAAGAACAGCCAACACCGTGAATTAGAACATTGCAGCGGAAGTACAGGGGCTATCTTACCGGAAAGAACTTCAGCGATACAATTATCCAACTATGAAGGTGCAATGATCATCAACACATTTTTACTTAGGGAAGATGATCAAGTTCTTGACTACTTACATATGAAATGGTCTCTAACACGCCTTAGTTGGATTTTATCTCCAGATGGTCCCATAACACATTCTCTACAGAGCGTGCAAGCCCTTGGCTTTGCAACAACTGCCCTCTTTCTACCTGTGCACACAAAATTTCAAGGGGTTAATGTAAACAGCAGATCGATCATAAAACAGCTTGGATAAATGTAAGATGCATTGCTACCTCAAGTTCGGCCTCTTAAAacagaaagggaaagagaaatTACCATCACCCAGGTCTTCAATGTCAAAAACATTAACTGGGCACTTCTTCACTAGCTCCTCAGCATTGACATCTTCAATTTGTTTAAGAATTTCAACCTATTTGATAACATAATATAGCATTAGGAGACAAGATCGATACATTTATTCACCATCTTGTTGGAAATGGCATAGTGAAACAATTTTACCTCAGGGAGCATTCTGTACCAGGCCGTAGCAACTGGAGACCATTTGGCATGAACTTTCCCAACTCCCTTAACAGCATGTGCCTCGAGCTCAATAGCCTATAAAAGAACAGATAAAAACATAAAGTACAATGACCCCACTGGAAATGAGCACAACACTTTAAGACAAAAGTTTAAATCTTAAATGCGCACACTCCATGAATTTCAAATCATCAACACAGTTTATCCTATGATATTAAGGAAAAGATACTGGCTACATACATTCTTACTCTGTAATTTCCAATGGATAAAGTTCCTTTTTACCATGTGGACTCAATCACTCAACAAAGCATATTAATCCAAACACTGAATCAAGAAGGGCAGAAGATGTAGCAGCCATTCAAATCATAATGGTACCAGTGAAACAAGTTACACAGACCTGTCCTGGCCCAAGCCTGGCAATAGTTATATCTTTAAACTTCACACCGAGAGGCTTTTGTAATATATCCTTTTGGCTTTGACTGAAGGAAGTGAAAGTCTTCGGTTTGTCCCCAGACTGCCCAGGAGAAGCCATGCTTAATTGGCTACCTTCTGGCAACCACTCTAGTTCACCAGATTTTACTGCACAAACAACCAAACAGTTAACGCTTACAAAGTTACAAAACCAGAAAATCTCAAACATCTTTCCACAGGAAATCTGGTTTATGCTGACAAGATTAGAGAAACACAAGGAAAAAGATCAAATGTTTCAATTTCCacagatatatttttttatacttTTCACAATAATTTCTTTAATGACTAAGTGCATAAGATGACAACTTGAGGTCAGTAAAACACATTAACAAGGTAACTAGTTTAACTTGTCATTTAGTACATTTACAAAAACATATCCGGTTAGATGTCACATAAATACACACGAGCATAACTGCAAATAACAATGAGGTATTCTTCCAATAAGGTACGGTGGGGATTTCATTTTGAAAGATGGCACAAATCTGTACTCAGCAGGAACTGCAGGAAAATAAGCATACCTGTAATTCGTGGAGAACCCTTTTTTGGACATGAAACATGCAGTTTATAAACAATAGTGTTCCTTTCATTTGGGACATCATTTTCTGTGAAACGAGGAAGGAATGATAAGATGGCTTTTACGGTAAATGTATGAAGGTGAAGCCCAAGCAATTGAAGTTACCTACCTGAGATATAATCAAAAAGCCTTGGATCTGCATCAAGTGGAATAAGTCCTAGTCTATGTGAAAGAACTTCATCTGCTATAACTGAGGTGTTGTCAGCCATGAAGATTTTCTCAA from Setaria italica strain Yugu1 chromosome II, Setaria_italica_v2.0, whole genome shotgun sequence encodes the following:
- the LOC101759935 gene encoding DNA-directed RNA polymerases I and III subunit rpac1 produces the protein MPKKGTKSKKQVDDVLDQQENKLPDHLELQRTRVVCNADAPIHTQGYQYSGAFTVMGVDNSVSVEKFCKNFKIDIKRLTEDDMEFDMIGVDASIANAFRRILISEVPTMAIEKIFMADNTSVIADEVLSHRLGLIPLDADPRLFDYISENDVPNERNTIVYKLHVSCPKKGSPRITVKSGELEWLPEGSQLSMASPGQSGDKPKTFTSFSQSQKDILQKPLGVKFKDITIARLGPGQAIELEAHAVKGVGKVHAKWSPVATAWYRMLPEVEILKQIEDVNAEELVKKCPVNVFDIEDLGDGRKRAVVAKPRACTLCRECVMGPSGDKIQLRRVRDHFIFTIESTGALPPEVLFTEAVKILEEKCEKVISELS